A part of Synchiropus splendidus isolate RoL2022-P1 chromosome 19, RoL_Sspl_1.0, whole genome shotgun sequence genomic DNA contains:
- the rfx1a gene encoding MHC class II regulatory factor RFX1a isoform X6: MATSGYVSEIQPAAQPQGAVAVTAGQPDTNSSTATAPQFLEIQTTVAAPTVVTPTGQTSSTEQAASLTAQKAAGGTPTPSAVQAQPAQTQYVTAEIQSSPTQSGNGQSAPQYIVVTVTEGSLHSNDSVSDSSPPPSVVQTGVPTQVVQQVQTVQQRSVVQATSQIAKTEPGTQLSVTSLQPVHISPEQLTSVPVQHVYTNQVQYVEGDANYTTSTIRSSAFPYTDTPLYTQTTAAQYYEAQPTSGSQVSTPGTPLTVSVTAGTTGGVSMFVAQPTSVAGGGATVVSTGGTTNGAGDGAGTNGGATGSYVIQGGYMLGSSSGGTAGNSQNYSHNARASPATVQWLLDNYETAEGVSLPRSTLYCHYLLHCQEQKLEPVNAASFGKLIRSVFMGLRTRRLGTRGNSKYHYYGLRIKAGSSLLRLMEDQQHLAMRQQPFSQKQRLKPVHKVEGMTNGTASGASQQQQQQQGSGHVDISTQVQQYQQFLDASRALPEFPDIDLQGKSLPEGIELEHIKSFQLLYREHCEAILDVMVNLQFTLVETLWKTFWRFSQSQAGDATSAVHDESEKRLPKSCLVLLCKYEPVLRWSRDCDNSLYQGLVEILIPDVLRPIPSALTQAIRNFAKSLESWLTNAMMNIPEEMVRIKVTSANAFAQTLRRYTSLNHLAQAARAVLQNTAQINQMLSDLNRVDFANVQEQASWVCRCEDRVVQRLEQDFKLTLQQQNSLEQWAAWLDGVVSQVLKPYQHSPTFPKAAKLFLLKWSFYSSMVIRDLTLRSAASFGSFHLIRLLYDEYMYYLIEHRVAQAKGETPIAVMGEFASLGRGLNQLDPDKEEEEEEEEESDDEGQELTLPSDGPVLGDESLEPPAKLARTDQRVLFTTGSADN; encoded by the exons ATGGCCACCTCAGGCTACGTGAGTGAGATCCAACCAGCGGCCCAACCTCAAGGGGCTGTGGCTGTCACTGCTGGACAGCCCGATACTAATTCCTCAACTGCAACTGCCCCTCAATTCCTGGAGATTCAAACCACAGTGGCAGCCCCCACTGTTGTCACGCCCACAGGCCAGACTTCCTCAACAGAACAAGCCGCCTCGCTCACCGCTCAGAAGGCTGCAGGTGGAACACCGACTCCATCAGCAGTACAGGCTCAGCCAGCGCAGACACAGTATGTGACTGCAGAGATCCAGAGTTCCCCAACACAGTCTGGAAATGGGCAAAGTGCTCCTCAGTATATTGTTGTTACTGTCACAG AAGGCTCACTACACTCCAATGACAGCGTGTCAGACTCcagtcctcctccatctgtggTGCAAACTGGAGTTCCCACACAAGTTGTTCAGCAAGTGCAGACAGTCCAGCAG AGATCTGTGGTACAGGCGACATCTCAAATAGCCAAGACTGAGCCTGGTACACAGCTCAGTGTCACAAGTTTGCAGCCTGTTCACATCAGCCCAGAG CAGCTCACATCAGTGCCCGTGCAACATGTCTACACCAATCAGGTGCAGTATGTGGAGGGAGATGCCAACTACACCACCAGCACAAT TCGTTCTAGTGCGTTCCCATACACTGACACGCCGCTGTACACCCAAACTACGGCTGCCCAGTATTATGAAGCTCAACCAACTTCTGGCTCACAAGTCTCCACCCCTGGCACTCCTCTGACCGTCTCCGTGACTGCCGGCACCACTGGAGGTGTTTCCATGTTTGTGGCCCAACCCACAAGTGTAGCCGGGGGAGGGGCCACTGTGGTGTCCACAGGTGGGACCACCAACGGGGCAGGAGATGGGGCCGGCACTAATGGTGGCGCAACAGGAAGTTATGTAATCCAAGGGGGTTACATGCTgggcagcagcagtggagggaCAGCTGGCAACAGTCAGAACTACTCACACAACGCCCGCGCCTCCCCAGCCACT GTACAGTGGTTGCTGGACAACTATGAGACAGCGGAAGGAGTGAGTCTGCCGCGTTCCACCCTGTATTGCCACTACTTACTCCACTGCCAGGAGCAGAAGCTAGAGCCAGTGAACGCAGCCTCTTTTGGGAAACTCATACGATCCGTCTTCATGGGCTTACGTACTCGGCGCTTGGGAACTCG GGGTAACTCCAAATACCACTATTATGGACTGAGGATCAAAGCAGGATCTTCTCTTCTCCGGTTAATGGAGGACCAACAACATCTGGCCATGAGGCAGCAGCCTTTCTCACAAAAGCAGAG ATTGAAGCCTGTGCACAAAGTGGAGGGAATGACCAACGGGACAGCATCAGGGGCCagtcagcagcaacaacagcaacagggGTCGGGGCATGTGGACATTAGCACCCAAGTTCAGCAGTACCAGCAGTTCCTTG ATGCTTCCAGAGCACTGCCGGAATTCCCAGACATTGACCTTCAAGGGAAGTCCCTGCCAGAAGGCATCGAGCTTGAGCACATAAAGAGCTTTCAGCTATTGTACAGAGAACACTGTGAG gcCATACTTGACGTGATGGTCAACCTGCAGTTCACACTGGTGGAGACGCTGTGGAAAACCTTCTGGAGGTTCAGCCAGAGTCAAGCTGGCGACGCCACATCAGCCGT CCACGATGAGTCAGAGAAACGCCTCCCAAAGTCCTGCTTGGTGTTGCTTTGTAAATATGAACCGGTGCTGCGCTGGAGCCGAGACTGTGATAACAGTCTATATCAGGGCCTGGTGGAGATCCTCATCCCGGATGTTCTCCGTCCTATTCCCA GTGCCTTAACTCAAGCCATCCGGAACTTTGCCAAGAGCTTGGAGAGCTGGTTGACAAATGCTATGATGAATATCCCAGAGGAAATGGTCCGCATTAAG GTCACCTCAGCCAACGCATTTGCCCAGACACTGCGGCGCTACACCAGTCTGAACCACTTGGCTCAGGCGGCTCGTGCCGTCCTCCAAAACACAGCTCAGATCAATCAGATGCTGTCAGACTTGAATCGTGTTGATTTTGCAAATGTTCAG GAGCAGGCATCGTGGGTGTGCCGGTGTGAAGACCGTGTGGTCCAGAGACTAGAGCAGGACTTTAAGCTgaccctgcagcagcagaactccTTGGAGCAGTGGGCTGCATGGCTCGATGGTGTGGTCTCCCAAGTCCTAAAGCCTTACCAACACAGCCCTACCTTCCCCAAAGCTGCCAAGCTCTTCCTGCTCAAGTGGTCCTTCTACAG TTCCATGGTGATCCGGGACCTGACCCTCCGAAGCGCAGCCAGTTTCGGTTCTTTTCACTTGATCCGCCTTCTCTATGATGAGTACATGTACTACCTGATCGAGCACAGAGTCGCACAGGCCAAAGGAGAGACCCCCATTGCAGTCATGGGAGAG TTTGCTAGTTTGGGCCGAGGACTGAACCAGTTGGATCCGGATAAAG aagaggaagaagaggaggaggaggaaagtgaCGACGAAGGTCAGGAGTTGACCCTTCCTTCAGACGGTCCGGTGTTAGGAGACGAGTCCCTGGAGCCTCCGGCAAAGCTGGCCCGAACTGACCAGCGTGTCCTCTTCACCACAGGATCAGCCGACAACTAG
- the rfx1a gene encoding MHC class II regulatory factor RFX1a isoform X2: MATSGYVSEIQPAAQPQGAVAVTAGQPDTNSSTATAPQFLEIQTTVAAPTVVTPTGQTSSTEQAASLTAQKAAGGTPTPSAVQAQPAQTQYVTAEIQSSPTQSGNGQSAPQYIVVTVTGLPSSEGSLHSNDSVSDSSPPPSVVQTGVPTQVVQQVQTVQQRSVVQATSQIAKTEPGTQLSVTSLQPVHISPEQLTSVPVQHVYTNQVQYVEGDANYTTSTIRSSAFPYTDTPLYTQTTAAQYYEAQPTSGSQVSTPGTPLTVSVTAGTTGGVSMFVAQPTSVAGGGATVVSTGGTTNGAGDGAGTNGGATGSYVIQGGYMLGSSSGGTAGNSQNYSHNARASPATVSITEGEESSVPSADKKWLLDNYETAEGVSLPRSTLYCHYLLHCQEQKLEPVNAASFGKLIRSVFMGLRTRRLGTRGNSKYHYYGLRIKAGSSLLRLMEDQQHLAMRQQPFSQKQRLKPVHKVEGMTNGTASGASQQQQQQQGSGHVDISTQVQQYQQFLDASRALPEFPDIDLQGKSLPEGIELEHIKSFQLLYREHCEAILDVMVNLQFTLVETLWKTFWRFSQSQAGDATSAVHDESEKRLPKSCLVLLCKYEPVLRWSRDCDNSLYQGLVEILIPDVLRPIPSALTQAIRNFAKSLESWLTNAMMNIPEEMVRIKVTSANAFAQTLRRYTSLNHLAQAARAVLQNTAQINQMLSDLNRVDFANVQEQASWVCRCEDRVVQRLEQDFKLTLQQQNSLEQWAAWLDGVVSQVLKPYQHSPTFPKAAKLFLLKWSFYSSMVIRDLTLRSAASFGSFHLIRLLYDEYMYYLIEHRVAQAKGETPIAVMGEFASLGRGLNQLDPDKEEEEEEEEESDDEGQELTLPSDGPVLGDESLEPPAKLARTDQRVLFTTGSADN, translated from the exons ATGGCCACCTCAGGCTACGTGAGTGAGATCCAACCAGCGGCCCAACCTCAAGGGGCTGTGGCTGTCACTGCTGGACAGCCCGATACTAATTCCTCAACTGCAACTGCCCCTCAATTCCTGGAGATTCAAACCACAGTGGCAGCCCCCACTGTTGTCACGCCCACAGGCCAGACTTCCTCAACAGAACAAGCCGCCTCGCTCACCGCTCAGAAGGCTGCAGGTGGAACACCGACTCCATCAGCAGTACAGGCTCAGCCAGCGCAGACACAGTATGTGACTGCAGAGATCCAGAGTTCCCCAACACAGTCTGGAAATGGGCAAAGTGCTCCTCAGTATATTGTTGTTACTGTCACAG GTCTTCCTTCTTCAGAAGGCTCACTACACTCCAATGACAGCGTGTCAGACTCcagtcctcctccatctgtggTGCAAACTGGAGTTCCCACACAAGTTGTTCAGCAAGTGCAGACAGTCCAGCAG AGATCTGTGGTACAGGCGACATCTCAAATAGCCAAGACTGAGCCTGGTACACAGCTCAGTGTCACAAGTTTGCAGCCTGTTCACATCAGCCCAGAG CAGCTCACATCAGTGCCCGTGCAACATGTCTACACCAATCAGGTGCAGTATGTGGAGGGAGATGCCAACTACACCACCAGCACAAT TCGTTCTAGTGCGTTCCCATACACTGACACGCCGCTGTACACCCAAACTACGGCTGCCCAGTATTATGAAGCTCAACCAACTTCTGGCTCACAAGTCTCCACCCCTGGCACTCCTCTGACCGTCTCCGTGACTGCCGGCACCACTGGAGGTGTTTCCATGTTTGTGGCCCAACCCACAAGTGTAGCCGGGGGAGGGGCCACTGTGGTGTCCACAGGTGGGACCACCAACGGGGCAGGAGATGGGGCCGGCACTAATGGTGGCGCAACAGGAAGTTATGTAATCCAAGGGGGTTACATGCTgggcagcagcagtggagggaCAGCTGGCAACAGTCAGAACTACTCACACAACGCCCGCGCCTCCCCAGCCACTGTGAGTATTACAGAGGGCGAGGAGAGTAGCGTGCCGTCGGCAGACAAGAAG TGGTTGCTGGACAACTATGAGACAGCGGAAGGAGTGAGTCTGCCGCGTTCCACCCTGTATTGCCACTACTTACTCCACTGCCAGGAGCAGAAGCTAGAGCCAGTGAACGCAGCCTCTTTTGGGAAACTCATACGATCCGTCTTCATGGGCTTACGTACTCGGCGCTTGGGAACTCG GGGTAACTCCAAATACCACTATTATGGACTGAGGATCAAAGCAGGATCTTCTCTTCTCCGGTTAATGGAGGACCAACAACATCTGGCCATGAGGCAGCAGCCTTTCTCACAAAAGCAGAG ATTGAAGCCTGTGCACAAAGTGGAGGGAATGACCAACGGGACAGCATCAGGGGCCagtcagcagcaacaacagcaacagggGTCGGGGCATGTGGACATTAGCACCCAAGTTCAGCAGTACCAGCAGTTCCTTG ATGCTTCCAGAGCACTGCCGGAATTCCCAGACATTGACCTTCAAGGGAAGTCCCTGCCAGAAGGCATCGAGCTTGAGCACATAAAGAGCTTTCAGCTATTGTACAGAGAACACTGTGAG gcCATACTTGACGTGATGGTCAACCTGCAGTTCACACTGGTGGAGACGCTGTGGAAAACCTTCTGGAGGTTCAGCCAGAGTCAAGCTGGCGACGCCACATCAGCCGT CCACGATGAGTCAGAGAAACGCCTCCCAAAGTCCTGCTTGGTGTTGCTTTGTAAATATGAACCGGTGCTGCGCTGGAGCCGAGACTGTGATAACAGTCTATATCAGGGCCTGGTGGAGATCCTCATCCCGGATGTTCTCCGTCCTATTCCCA GTGCCTTAACTCAAGCCATCCGGAACTTTGCCAAGAGCTTGGAGAGCTGGTTGACAAATGCTATGATGAATATCCCAGAGGAAATGGTCCGCATTAAG GTCACCTCAGCCAACGCATTTGCCCAGACACTGCGGCGCTACACCAGTCTGAACCACTTGGCTCAGGCGGCTCGTGCCGTCCTCCAAAACACAGCTCAGATCAATCAGATGCTGTCAGACTTGAATCGTGTTGATTTTGCAAATGTTCAG GAGCAGGCATCGTGGGTGTGCCGGTGTGAAGACCGTGTGGTCCAGAGACTAGAGCAGGACTTTAAGCTgaccctgcagcagcagaactccTTGGAGCAGTGGGCTGCATGGCTCGATGGTGTGGTCTCCCAAGTCCTAAAGCCTTACCAACACAGCCCTACCTTCCCCAAAGCTGCCAAGCTCTTCCTGCTCAAGTGGTCCTTCTACAG TTCCATGGTGATCCGGGACCTGACCCTCCGAAGCGCAGCCAGTTTCGGTTCTTTTCACTTGATCCGCCTTCTCTATGATGAGTACATGTACTACCTGATCGAGCACAGAGTCGCACAGGCCAAAGGAGAGACCCCCATTGCAGTCATGGGAGAG TTTGCTAGTTTGGGCCGAGGACTGAACCAGTTGGATCCGGATAAAG aagaggaagaagaggaggaggaggaaagtgaCGACGAAGGTCAGGAGTTGACCCTTCCTTCAGACGGTCCGGTGTTAGGAGACGAGTCCCTGGAGCCTCCGGCAAAGCTGGCCCGAACTGACCAGCGTGTCCTCTTCACCACAGGATCAGCCGACAACTAG
- the rfx1a gene encoding MHC class II regulatory factor RFX1a isoform X1, with translation MATSGYVSEIQPAAQPQGAVAVTAGQPDTNSSTATAPQFLEIQTTVAAPTVVTPTGQTSSTEQAASLTAQKAAGGTPTPSAVQAQPAQTQYVTAEIQSSPTQSGNGQSAPQYIVVTVTGLPSSEGSLHSNDSVSDSSPPPSVVQTGVPTQVVQQVQTVQQRSVVQATSQIAKTEPGTQLSVTSLQPVHISPEQLTSVPVQHVYTNQVQYVEGDANYTTSTIRSSAFPYTDTPLYTQTTAAQYYEAQPTSGSQVSTPGTPLTVSVTAGTTGGVSMFVAQPTSVAGGGATVVSTGGTTNGAGDGAGTNGGATGSYVIQGGYMLGSSSGGTAGNSQNYSHNARASPATVSITEGEESSVPSADKKVQWLLDNYETAEGVSLPRSTLYCHYLLHCQEQKLEPVNAASFGKLIRSVFMGLRTRRLGTRGNSKYHYYGLRIKAGSSLLRLMEDQQHLAMRQQPFSQKQRLKPVHKVEGMTNGTASGASQQQQQQQGSGHVDISTQVQQYQQFLDASRALPEFPDIDLQGKSLPEGIELEHIKSFQLLYREHCEAILDVMVNLQFTLVETLWKTFWRFSQSQAGDATSAVHDESEKRLPKSCLVLLCKYEPVLRWSRDCDNSLYQGLVEILIPDVLRPIPSALTQAIRNFAKSLESWLTNAMMNIPEEMVRIKVTSANAFAQTLRRYTSLNHLAQAARAVLQNTAQINQMLSDLNRVDFANVQEQASWVCRCEDRVVQRLEQDFKLTLQQQNSLEQWAAWLDGVVSQVLKPYQHSPTFPKAAKLFLLKWSFYSSMVIRDLTLRSAASFGSFHLIRLLYDEYMYYLIEHRVAQAKGETPIAVMGEFASLGRGLNQLDPDKEEEEEEEEESDDEGQELTLPSDGPVLGDESLEPPAKLARTDQRVLFTTGSADN, from the exons ATGGCCACCTCAGGCTACGTGAGTGAGATCCAACCAGCGGCCCAACCTCAAGGGGCTGTGGCTGTCACTGCTGGACAGCCCGATACTAATTCCTCAACTGCAACTGCCCCTCAATTCCTGGAGATTCAAACCACAGTGGCAGCCCCCACTGTTGTCACGCCCACAGGCCAGACTTCCTCAACAGAACAAGCCGCCTCGCTCACCGCTCAGAAGGCTGCAGGTGGAACACCGACTCCATCAGCAGTACAGGCTCAGCCAGCGCAGACACAGTATGTGACTGCAGAGATCCAGAGTTCCCCAACACAGTCTGGAAATGGGCAAAGTGCTCCTCAGTATATTGTTGTTACTGTCACAG GTCTTCCTTCTTCAGAAGGCTCACTACACTCCAATGACAGCGTGTCAGACTCcagtcctcctccatctgtggTGCAAACTGGAGTTCCCACACAAGTTGTTCAGCAAGTGCAGACAGTCCAGCAG AGATCTGTGGTACAGGCGACATCTCAAATAGCCAAGACTGAGCCTGGTACACAGCTCAGTGTCACAAGTTTGCAGCCTGTTCACATCAGCCCAGAG CAGCTCACATCAGTGCCCGTGCAACATGTCTACACCAATCAGGTGCAGTATGTGGAGGGAGATGCCAACTACACCACCAGCACAAT TCGTTCTAGTGCGTTCCCATACACTGACACGCCGCTGTACACCCAAACTACGGCTGCCCAGTATTATGAAGCTCAACCAACTTCTGGCTCACAAGTCTCCACCCCTGGCACTCCTCTGACCGTCTCCGTGACTGCCGGCACCACTGGAGGTGTTTCCATGTTTGTGGCCCAACCCACAAGTGTAGCCGGGGGAGGGGCCACTGTGGTGTCCACAGGTGGGACCACCAACGGGGCAGGAGATGGGGCCGGCACTAATGGTGGCGCAACAGGAAGTTATGTAATCCAAGGGGGTTACATGCTgggcagcagcagtggagggaCAGCTGGCAACAGTCAGAACTACTCACACAACGCCCGCGCCTCCCCAGCCACTGTGAGTATTACAGAGGGCGAGGAGAGTAGCGTGCCGTCGGCAGACAAGAAG GTACAGTGGTTGCTGGACAACTATGAGACAGCGGAAGGAGTGAGTCTGCCGCGTTCCACCCTGTATTGCCACTACTTACTCCACTGCCAGGAGCAGAAGCTAGAGCCAGTGAACGCAGCCTCTTTTGGGAAACTCATACGATCCGTCTTCATGGGCTTACGTACTCGGCGCTTGGGAACTCG GGGTAACTCCAAATACCACTATTATGGACTGAGGATCAAAGCAGGATCTTCTCTTCTCCGGTTAATGGAGGACCAACAACATCTGGCCATGAGGCAGCAGCCTTTCTCACAAAAGCAGAG ATTGAAGCCTGTGCACAAAGTGGAGGGAATGACCAACGGGACAGCATCAGGGGCCagtcagcagcaacaacagcaacagggGTCGGGGCATGTGGACATTAGCACCCAAGTTCAGCAGTACCAGCAGTTCCTTG ATGCTTCCAGAGCACTGCCGGAATTCCCAGACATTGACCTTCAAGGGAAGTCCCTGCCAGAAGGCATCGAGCTTGAGCACATAAAGAGCTTTCAGCTATTGTACAGAGAACACTGTGAG gcCATACTTGACGTGATGGTCAACCTGCAGTTCACACTGGTGGAGACGCTGTGGAAAACCTTCTGGAGGTTCAGCCAGAGTCAAGCTGGCGACGCCACATCAGCCGT CCACGATGAGTCAGAGAAACGCCTCCCAAAGTCCTGCTTGGTGTTGCTTTGTAAATATGAACCGGTGCTGCGCTGGAGCCGAGACTGTGATAACAGTCTATATCAGGGCCTGGTGGAGATCCTCATCCCGGATGTTCTCCGTCCTATTCCCA GTGCCTTAACTCAAGCCATCCGGAACTTTGCCAAGAGCTTGGAGAGCTGGTTGACAAATGCTATGATGAATATCCCAGAGGAAATGGTCCGCATTAAG GTCACCTCAGCCAACGCATTTGCCCAGACACTGCGGCGCTACACCAGTCTGAACCACTTGGCTCAGGCGGCTCGTGCCGTCCTCCAAAACACAGCTCAGATCAATCAGATGCTGTCAGACTTGAATCGTGTTGATTTTGCAAATGTTCAG GAGCAGGCATCGTGGGTGTGCCGGTGTGAAGACCGTGTGGTCCAGAGACTAGAGCAGGACTTTAAGCTgaccctgcagcagcagaactccTTGGAGCAGTGGGCTGCATGGCTCGATGGTGTGGTCTCCCAAGTCCTAAAGCCTTACCAACACAGCCCTACCTTCCCCAAAGCTGCCAAGCTCTTCCTGCTCAAGTGGTCCTTCTACAG TTCCATGGTGATCCGGGACCTGACCCTCCGAAGCGCAGCCAGTTTCGGTTCTTTTCACTTGATCCGCCTTCTCTATGATGAGTACATGTACTACCTGATCGAGCACAGAGTCGCACAGGCCAAAGGAGAGACCCCCATTGCAGTCATGGGAGAG TTTGCTAGTTTGGGCCGAGGACTGAACCAGTTGGATCCGGATAAAG aagaggaagaagaggaggaggaggaaagtgaCGACGAAGGTCAGGAGTTGACCCTTCCTTCAGACGGTCCGGTGTTAGGAGACGAGTCCCTGGAGCCTCCGGCAAAGCTGGCCCGAACTGACCAGCGTGTCCTCTTCACCACAGGATCAGCCGACAACTAG
- the rfx1a gene encoding MHC class II regulatory factor RFX1a isoform X3, translating to MATSGYVSEIQPAAQPQGAVAVTAGQPDTNSSTATAPQFLEIQTTVAAPTVVTPTGQTSSTEQAASLTAQKAAGGTPTPSAVQAQPAQTQYVTAEIQSSPTQSGNGQSAPQYIVVTVTEGSLHSNDSVSDSSPPPSVVQTGVPTQVVQQVQTVQQRSVVQATSQIAKTEPGTQLSVTSLQPVHISPEQLTSVPVQHVYTNQVQYVEGDANYTTSTIRSSAFPYTDTPLYTQTTAAQYYEAQPTSGSQVSTPGTPLTVSVTAGTTGGVSMFVAQPTSVAGGGATVVSTGGTTNGAGDGAGTNGGATGSYVIQGGYMLGSSSGGTAGNSQNYSHNARASPATVSITEGEESSVPSADKKVQWLLDNYETAEGVSLPRSTLYCHYLLHCQEQKLEPVNAASFGKLIRSVFMGLRTRRLGTRGNSKYHYYGLRIKAGSSLLRLMEDQQHLAMRQQPFSQKQRLKPVHKVEGMTNGTASGASQQQQQQQGSGHVDISTQVQQYQQFLDASRALPEFPDIDLQGKSLPEGIELEHIKSFQLLYREHCEAILDVMVNLQFTLVETLWKTFWRFSQSQAGDATSAVHDESEKRLPKSCLVLLCKYEPVLRWSRDCDNSLYQGLVEILIPDVLRPIPSALTQAIRNFAKSLESWLTNAMMNIPEEMVRIKVTSANAFAQTLRRYTSLNHLAQAARAVLQNTAQINQMLSDLNRVDFANVQEQASWVCRCEDRVVQRLEQDFKLTLQQQNSLEQWAAWLDGVVSQVLKPYQHSPTFPKAAKLFLLKWSFYSSMVIRDLTLRSAASFGSFHLIRLLYDEYMYYLIEHRVAQAKGETPIAVMGEFASLGRGLNQLDPDKEEEEEEEEESDDEGQELTLPSDGPVLGDESLEPPAKLARTDQRVLFTTGSADN from the exons ATGGCCACCTCAGGCTACGTGAGTGAGATCCAACCAGCGGCCCAACCTCAAGGGGCTGTGGCTGTCACTGCTGGACAGCCCGATACTAATTCCTCAACTGCAACTGCCCCTCAATTCCTGGAGATTCAAACCACAGTGGCAGCCCCCACTGTTGTCACGCCCACAGGCCAGACTTCCTCAACAGAACAAGCCGCCTCGCTCACCGCTCAGAAGGCTGCAGGTGGAACACCGACTCCATCAGCAGTACAGGCTCAGCCAGCGCAGACACAGTATGTGACTGCAGAGATCCAGAGTTCCCCAACACAGTCTGGAAATGGGCAAAGTGCTCCTCAGTATATTGTTGTTACTGTCACAG AAGGCTCACTACACTCCAATGACAGCGTGTCAGACTCcagtcctcctccatctgtggTGCAAACTGGAGTTCCCACACAAGTTGTTCAGCAAGTGCAGACAGTCCAGCAG AGATCTGTGGTACAGGCGACATCTCAAATAGCCAAGACTGAGCCTGGTACACAGCTCAGTGTCACAAGTTTGCAGCCTGTTCACATCAGCCCAGAG CAGCTCACATCAGTGCCCGTGCAACATGTCTACACCAATCAGGTGCAGTATGTGGAGGGAGATGCCAACTACACCACCAGCACAAT TCGTTCTAGTGCGTTCCCATACACTGACACGCCGCTGTACACCCAAACTACGGCTGCCCAGTATTATGAAGCTCAACCAACTTCTGGCTCACAAGTCTCCACCCCTGGCACTCCTCTGACCGTCTCCGTGACTGCCGGCACCACTGGAGGTGTTTCCATGTTTGTGGCCCAACCCACAAGTGTAGCCGGGGGAGGGGCCACTGTGGTGTCCACAGGTGGGACCACCAACGGGGCAGGAGATGGGGCCGGCACTAATGGTGGCGCAACAGGAAGTTATGTAATCCAAGGGGGTTACATGCTgggcagcagcagtggagggaCAGCTGGCAACAGTCAGAACTACTCACACAACGCCCGCGCCTCCCCAGCCACTGTGAGTATTACAGAGGGCGAGGAGAGTAGCGTGCCGTCGGCAGACAAGAAG GTACAGTGGTTGCTGGACAACTATGAGACAGCGGAAGGAGTGAGTCTGCCGCGTTCCACCCTGTATTGCCACTACTTACTCCACTGCCAGGAGCAGAAGCTAGAGCCAGTGAACGCAGCCTCTTTTGGGAAACTCATACGATCCGTCTTCATGGGCTTACGTACTCGGCGCTTGGGAACTCG GGGTAACTCCAAATACCACTATTATGGACTGAGGATCAAAGCAGGATCTTCTCTTCTCCGGTTAATGGAGGACCAACAACATCTGGCCATGAGGCAGCAGCCTTTCTCACAAAAGCAGAG ATTGAAGCCTGTGCACAAAGTGGAGGGAATGACCAACGGGACAGCATCAGGGGCCagtcagcagcaacaacagcaacagggGTCGGGGCATGTGGACATTAGCACCCAAGTTCAGCAGTACCAGCAGTTCCTTG ATGCTTCCAGAGCACTGCCGGAATTCCCAGACATTGACCTTCAAGGGAAGTCCCTGCCAGAAGGCATCGAGCTTGAGCACATAAAGAGCTTTCAGCTATTGTACAGAGAACACTGTGAG gcCATACTTGACGTGATGGTCAACCTGCAGTTCACACTGGTGGAGACGCTGTGGAAAACCTTCTGGAGGTTCAGCCAGAGTCAAGCTGGCGACGCCACATCAGCCGT CCACGATGAGTCAGAGAAACGCCTCCCAAAGTCCTGCTTGGTGTTGCTTTGTAAATATGAACCGGTGCTGCGCTGGAGCCGAGACTGTGATAACAGTCTATATCAGGGCCTGGTGGAGATCCTCATCCCGGATGTTCTCCGTCCTATTCCCA GTGCCTTAACTCAAGCCATCCGGAACTTTGCCAAGAGCTTGGAGAGCTGGTTGACAAATGCTATGATGAATATCCCAGAGGAAATGGTCCGCATTAAG GTCACCTCAGCCAACGCATTTGCCCAGACACTGCGGCGCTACACCAGTCTGAACCACTTGGCTCAGGCGGCTCGTGCCGTCCTCCAAAACACAGCTCAGATCAATCAGATGCTGTCAGACTTGAATCGTGTTGATTTTGCAAATGTTCAG GAGCAGGCATCGTGGGTGTGCCGGTGTGAAGACCGTGTGGTCCAGAGACTAGAGCAGGACTTTAAGCTgaccctgcagcagcagaactccTTGGAGCAGTGGGCTGCATGGCTCGATGGTGTGGTCTCCCAAGTCCTAAAGCCTTACCAACACAGCCCTACCTTCCCCAAAGCTGCCAAGCTCTTCCTGCTCAAGTGGTCCTTCTACAG TTCCATGGTGATCCGGGACCTGACCCTCCGAAGCGCAGCCAGTTTCGGTTCTTTTCACTTGATCCGCCTTCTCTATGATGAGTACATGTACTACCTGATCGAGCACAGAGTCGCACAGGCCAAAGGAGAGACCCCCATTGCAGTCATGGGAGAG TTTGCTAGTTTGGGCCGAGGACTGAACCAGTTGGATCCGGATAAAG aagaggaagaagaggaggaggaggaaagtgaCGACGAAGGTCAGGAGTTGACCCTTCCTTCAGACGGTCCGGTGTTAGGAGACGAGTCCCTGGAGCCTCCGGCAAAGCTGGCCCGAACTGACCAGCGTGTCCTCTTCACCACAGGATCAGCCGACAACTAG